One region of Salvia miltiorrhiza cultivar Shanhuang (shh) chromosome 3, IMPLAD_Smil_shh, whole genome shotgun sequence genomic DNA includes:
- the LOC131016772 gene encoding uncharacterized protein LOC131016772 — protein MSNLWEAYLSGAYIPDTEDEDYTLWGVPPAVDCHFSASFSEIEEESEVVEEAEAGRESPGALAPAKPRWSLFRRPMPLNPSISVINPSFEPENSDFDDGSLFCEENWDEVVRYCGPEAPVRKFTHSPAMLAFMNGLLYFPEYWRSIGESPSADKRRT, from the exons ATGAGCAACCTTTGGGAAGCCTACCTGAGCGGCGCTTACATTCCAGACACGGAAGATGAGGACTACACTTTGTGGGGTGTCCCGCCGGCGGTGGATTGCCATTTCTCGGCGAGTTTCTCGGAGATAGAGGAGGAGTCGGAAGTGGTGGAGGAGGCAGAAGCTGGGCGTGAGTCGCCCGGAGCCCTAGCTCCGGCGAAACCAAGGTGGTCCTTGTTTAGGCGTCCCATGCCTTTAAATCCATCTATATCTGTTATTAACCCTTCATTTGAACCTGAAAATTCTGATTTTGATGATGGTTCCTTGTTTTGTGAGGAAAATTGGGACGAGGTTGTTCGTTATTGTGGTCCGGAGGCCCCTGTGAGGAAGTTCACGCACTCTCCTGCGATGTTGGCCTTCATGAATGGCCTGCTCTATTTTCCCGAATATTGG CGTTCCATAGGCGAGTCACCGTCCGCCGACAAACGCCGAACTTGA